A part of Phoenix dactylifera cultivar Barhee BC4 chromosome 2, palm_55x_up_171113_PBpolish2nd_filt_p, whole genome shotgun sequence genomic DNA contains:
- the LOC103699473 gene encoding wall-associated receptor kinase 2-like: MRVTFMGESGRGVVGGAKPFMGARMLLCHSLLTVLLIAATASPFNNTRPGCPATCGDVSIPYPFGIGPDCSFPAPGFALSCNDTGNGVYKPFLADVEFINIDLLAAEARFYYPISWQCYNATYHNVSRRQWRLDFIGDPYRFSHYKNKFFVVGCETLAYLSGQNERDRYESGCVTVCNSSESLTNGSCSGIGCCQTSIPKGINYYDVIFDGNFNNSRALDFNPCSYALLAEADWFHFSTAYVTTSELNDTNGGRAPAVLDWAISSETCEVAKRNGTSYACHSEHSDCFNSANGPGYNCNCSRGYEGNPYLPDGCQDIDECALKYPCYGTCTNIPGDYNCTCPPGTNGDAKKGTCNPDQGSRSNPFSSVKLVIGIVASTSLALLLLLCIVVSMVYNRRKLMRIKEEYFRRHGGQLLLEEIKSKQGLAFKVFTKEELEQATNNFDKNRILGGGGHGTVYKGILNDNHAVAVKKSKVIDDHQKKEFGKEMVILSQINHKNVVKLLGCCLEVEVPMLVYEFVSNGTLFQLIHARNRTSHISLDTRLEIASQSAEALAYLHSSASPPILHGDVKSSNILLDDNYNAKVSDFGASMLVPKDETQFATLVQGTCGYLDPEYLQTCQLTDKSDVYSFGVVLLELLIRKKAVYFEGSREERSLSSSFLSAMKEDRLLQILDDHIKNEEDMELVQEVAELARRCLNVRGEDRPTMKEVADDLDQLRKFKQSSSYTENEISECYSIEKKAGIEIECGR; the protein is encoded by the exons ATGAGAGTTACATTTATGGGAGAGTCCGGGAGAGGAGTCGTCGGAGGAGCAAAGCCATTCATGGGCGCAAGGATGCTGCTGTGCCACTCCCTCTTGACGGTACTGCTCATTGCAGCGACGGCATCGCCATTCAACAACACGCGGCCTGGCTGCCCAGCGACTTGCGGCGACGTTAGCATCCCCTACCCATTCGGCATCGGCCCGGACTGCTCCTTTCCAGCTCCTGGCTTCGCTCTTAGCTGCAACGACACTGGCAATGGCGTCTACAAACCCTTCCTCGCCGACGTCGAGTTCATCAACATAGACTTGCTGGCAGCCGAGGCTAGATTCTATTATCCGATATCCTGGCAATGCTACAACGCCACATACCACAATGTGTCGCGCAGACAATGGAGACTAGACTTCATCGGCGACCCATACCGGTTCTCCCACTACAAAAACAAGTTCTTCGTTGTCGGGTGCGAGACCCTCGCGTACCTCAGTGGGCAGAACGAGAGAGATCGCTATGAGAGCGGATGCGTAACGGTCTGCAACAGCAGTGAGAGCCTGACAAACGGGTCATGCTCCGGCATCGGCTGCTGCCAGACCTCCATCCCCAAGGGAATCAACTACTATGATGTGATCTTCGATGGCAACTTCAACAACTCTCGGGCATTGGATTTCAATCCCTGCAGCTACGCCCTTCTGGCCGAAGCCGACTGGTTCCACTTCAGCACGGCTTACGTCACTACCAGCGAGCTCAATGACACGAACGGAGGGCGGGCGCCTGCAGTGCTGGACTGGGCCATCAGCAGCGAGACGTGCGAGGTCGCGAAGCGCAACGGAACCTCCTATGCGTGCCACAGCGAGCACAGTGACTGCTTTAACTCCGCCAATGGCCCAGGATATAATTGCAACTGTTCCAGGGGCTACGAAGGCAACCCCTATCTTCCCGATGGATGCCAAG ATATTGACGAGTGCGCTCTCAAGTACCCATGCTATGGGACTTGCACCAACATACCTGGGGATTACAATTGTACATGTCCCCCAGGCACGAATGGGGACGCGAAAAAAGGAACCTGCAATCCCGACCAGGGAAGCCGCAGCAATCCTTTCTCATCGGTGAAATTGGTTATAG GCATTGTCGCTAGCACCAGCTTGGCCCTTCTACTCTTACTATGCATTGTCGTTTCCATGGTATATAATAGAAGAAAACTTATGAGGATAAAAGAGGAATACTTTCGGCGACATGGAGGGCAGTTGTTACTAGAAGAGATAAAGTCGAAGCAAGGTCTTGCATTTAAGGTATTTACGAAAGAAGAGCTAGAACAGGCGACAAACAACTTTGACAAGAACCGAATTCTTGGAGGTGGAGGCCATGGAACTGTCTATAAGGGAATACTGAATGACAACCATGCAGTTGccgtaaaaaaatcaaaagtaaTTGATGATCACCAAAAGAAGGAATTTGGGAAGGAGATGGTTATTCTTTCTCAGATCAACCATAAGAATGTGGTGAAGCTCTTGGGATGCTGTCTGGAGGTGGAAGTCCCTATGTTGGTTTATGAATTTGTTTCCAATGGAACCTTATTCCAGTTAATCCATGCCAGGAATAGGACATCCCACATTTCATTGGATACCCGTTTGGAGATTGCTTCACAATCCGCGGAAGCCCTTGCATATCTACATTCATCAGCATCCCCTCCAATCCTTCATGGAGATGTCAAGTCTTCCAACATACTTTTAGATGACAACTACAATGCAAAGGTGTCGGATTTTGGAGCTTCAATGTTGGTGCCAAAGGATGAAACTCAGTTTGCTACACTAGTTCAGGGGACTTGTGGTTACTTGGATCCTGAATACCTACAAACATGCCAATTAACTGATAAAAGTGATGTTTATAGTTTTGGGGTTGTTCTTTTGGAGCTCCTTATCAGAAAGAAGGCTGTTTATTTTGAAGGATCTCGTGAAGAAAGGAGCCTCTCATCAAGTTTTTTATCTGCCATGAAGGAGGATCGACTTCTACAGATTTTGGACGATCATATTAAAAATGAAGAGGATATGGAGTTGGTACAAGAAGTTGCTGAGCTAGCAAGGCGATGCCTCAATGTTAGGGGTGAAGATAGGCCTACGATGAAGGAGGTGGCCGATGATCTAGATCAGTTAAGAAAATTCAAGCAGTCATCAAGCTACACTGAAAATGAAATCTCTGAGTGCTATAGTATAGAAAAGAAAGCAGGGATAGAAATAGAATGTGGTAGatga
- the LOC120104506 gene encoding NAP1-related protein 2-like, with translation MARPLTDMWPCSQVNEEASDKVLEVEQKYNEIRRPVYIKRNEIIQSIPDFWLTAFLSHPALSDLLTEEDQKIFKYLVSLDVEDCQDLKSGYSIIFNFSPNPYFEDTKLVKTYSFTEEGVANITGTTIKWKEGMEIANGNGHEKKGSKRPFTEERFLILHLLVEMVTPLIPEAFILEFYMHFFMLFEVHCKCKLTV, from the exons ATGGCTAGGCCTTTGACTGACATGTGGCCTTGCAGTCAA GTTAATGAGGAAGCAAGTGATAAAGTTTTGGAGGTGGAACAGAAATATAATGAGATTCGAAGACCTGTCTACATTAAACGGAATGAGATCATCCAATCCATTCCAGACTTTTGGTTAACTGCG TTCCTGAGTCATCCTGCTCTTAGCGATCTTCTGACAGAGGAAGACCAAAAG ATTTTCAAGTATTTGGTTTCATTGGACGTTGAAGATTGTCAAGATTTGAAGTCAGGCTACTCCATTATATTT AACTTCTCTCCTAACCCATATTTTGAAGACACAAAGCTTGTGAAGACTTATTCCTTCACTGAGGAAGGAGTGGCTAATATAACCGGTACGACTATCAAGTGGAAGGAGGGTATG GAGATTGCCAATGGTAATGGTCATGAGAAGAAGGGAAGCAAGCGACCTTTTACTGAGGAAAG GTTCCTGATACTTCATCTGCTCGTAGAAATGGTGACTCCATTGATCCCTGAagcttttattttggagttttatatgcatttttttatgcttttcgAAGTACATTGCAAATGTAAATTGAcagtatga
- the LOC103708448 gene encoding putative wall-associated receptor kinase-like 16 yields MASALNNTLPGCRPTCGNVSIPYPFGIDPDCYLPGFALSCNDTGNGVHKPFSTNVEFINIDLLAAQASIYNQISWQCYNHTSNGTSNTTWYLDFINDPYRFSDADNKFTVVGCDTLAYINGQNQQDSYDGGCVTVCDSSKSLTNGSCSGIGCCQTSIPKGINYYEVTFDRNFNNSLVWDFNPCSFAVLAKTDWFKFNTTYITSTDFYYTHGGRAPIVLDWAIGDEPCELARRNTTSYACQSDHSDCFNPSNGPGYICKCSRGYQGNPYLADGCQDIDECAHKDKYPCYGTCTNIAGDYNCTCLPGTNGDAKKGPCNPDQGSHSHPFSSVKLVIGIVTSTSFAFVLLLCIAVSMLRERRKLMRIKEEYFRRHGGRLLLEEIKSKQGLAFRVFTKEELEQATNNFDKNRILGGGGHGTVYKGILNDSHAVAIKKSKIIDDCQKKEFGKEMVILSQLNHKNVVKLLGCCLEVEVPILVYEFVSNGTLFQLIYDRKRASHISLDTRLEIALQSAEALAYLHSSASPPILHGDVKSSNILLDDNYNAKVSDFGASMLVPKDETQFATLVQGTCGYLDPEYLQTCQLTDKSDVYSFGVVLLELLTGKKAVYFEGSHEERSLSSSFLSAMKEDRLLQLLDNHIKNEEDMELVQEVAELARRCLNVRGEDRPTMKEVADDLDRLRKFKQHQFLQHNPEEIESLLNMPSSYTENEISRYYSIEKKVALDIECGR; encoded by the exons ATGGCATCGGCATTGAACAACACGCTGCCTGGCTGCCGACCAACATGCGGCAACGTTAGCATCCCCTACCCATTCGGCATCGACCCGGACTGCTACCTTCCTGGCTTCGCACTTAGCTGCAACGACACTGGGAATGGCGTCCACAAACCTTTCTCCACCAACGTCGAGTTCATCAACATAGACTTGCTGGCAGCCCAGGCTAGCATCTACAATCAAATATCCTGGCAATGCTACAACCACACGTCCAACGGTACGTCGAATACCACATGGTATCTAGACTTCATCAACGATCCATACCGGTTCTCCGATGCCGATAACAAGTTCACAGTTGTCGGCTGCGACACCCTCGCGTACATCAACGGGCAGAATCAGCAAGACAGCTACGACGGCGGATGCGTAACGGTCTGCGACAGCAGTAAGAGCCTGACAAACGGGTCATGCTCCGGCATCGGCTGCTGCCAGACATCCATCCCCAAGGGAATCAACTATTATGAAGTGACCTTCGATCGCAACTTCAACAACTCCCTGGTGTGGGATTTCAATCCCTGCAGCTTCGCCGTTCTGGCAAAAACCGACTGGTTCAAGTTCAACACGACTTACATTACTAGCACCGATTTCTATTATACGCATGGAGGGCGGGCGCCCATTGTGTTGGACTGGGCCATCGGCGACGAGCCCTGCGAGCTCGCGCGGCGAAACACAACCTCCTATGCGTGCCAGAGCGATCACAGTGACTGCTTTAACCCCTCCAATGGCCCAGGATATATTTGCAAGTGCTCCAGAGGCTACCAAGGCAACCCCTATCTTGCCGATGGATGCCAAG ATATTGACGAGTGCGCTCACAAAGATAAGTATCCATGCTATGGGACTTGTACCAACATAGCTGGGGATTACAATTGTACTTGTCTGCCAGGCACAAATGGCGACGCGAAAAAAGGACCCTGCAATCCCGACCAGGGAAGCCACAGCCATCCTTTCTCATCAGTGAAATTGGTTATAG GCATTGTCACTAGCACCAGCTTTGCCTTTGTGCTATTACTATGCATTGCCGTTTCTATGTTACGTGAAAGAAGAAAACTTATGAGGATAAAAGAGGAATACTTTCGGCGACATGGAGGGCGGTTGttgctagaagagataaagTCGAAGCAAGGTCTTGCATTTAGGGTATTTACCAAAGAAGAGCTAGAGCAGGCAACAAACAACTTTGACAAGAACCGAATTCTTGGAGGTGGAGGCCATGGAACCGTCTACAAGGGAATACTGAATGACAGTCATGCAGTTgccataaaaaaatcaaaaataattgaTGATTGCCAAAAGAAGGAATTTGGGAAGGAGATGGTTATTCTTTCTCAGCTCAACCATAAGAATGTGGTGAAGCTCTTGGGATGCTGTCTGGAGGTGGAAGTCCCTATACTGGTTTATGAATTTGTCTCAAATGGAAcgttattccaattaatctatGACAGAAAAAGGGCATCCCATATTTCATTGGATACCCGTTTGGAGATTGCTTTACAATCTGCAGAAGCCCTTGCATATCTACATTCATCAGCTTCCCCTCCAATCCTTCATGGAGATGTCAAGTCTTCCAACATACTTTTGGATGACAACTACAATGCAAAGGTGTCCGATTTTGGAGCTTCAATGTTGGTGCCAAAGGATGAAACTCAATTTGCTACACTAGTTCAAGGGACTTGTGGTTACCTGGATCCTGAATACCTACAAACATGTCAATTAACCGATAAAAGTGATGTTTATAGTTTTGGTGTTGTTCTTTTGGAGCTCCTCACTGGAAAGAAGGCAGTTTATTTTGAAGGATCTCATGAAGAAAGGAGCCTCTCATCAAGTTTTTTATCCGCCATGAAGGAGGATCGACTTCTACAACTTTTGgacaatcatattaaaaatgaaGAAGATATGGAGTTGGTACAAGAAGTTGCTGAGCTAGCAAGGCGATGCCTCAATGTTAGGGGTGAAGATAGGCCTACGATGAAGGAGGTGGCTGATGACCTAGATCGGTTAAGAAAATTCAAGCAGCATCAATTTTTACAGCATAATCCTGAAGAGATTGAGAGCTTGCTTAACATGCCATCAAGCTACACTGAAAATGAAATCTCTAGGTACTACAGTATAGAAAAGAAAGTAGCGTTGGATATAGAATGTGGAAGatga
- the LOC120104787 gene encoding uncharacterized protein LOC120104787 → MRALSKRRTWVFLFLVVYSLLLSSSWNLLLSIRSWYNSAAASTSSRAAAGWKALYASVLYGGVFGLLSMGAALAVAVPATLVTWITILVLLAFAGKPRRALVADGRRITADIAGFALKILLREGNLVAVVGAVLSFVALLLRRRRGGAEDQGFCSIIASPESFRIFRLNHYIFFFIIYKIWIYSCTLSILC, encoded by the coding sequence ATGCGGGCGTTGAGCAAGCGGCGGACGtgggtcttcctcttcctcgtcgtctactccctcctcctctcctcctcctggaacctcctcctctccatccgcTCCTGGTACAACTCGGCGGccgcctccacctcctcccGCGCCGCCGCCGGCTGGAAGGCCCTCTACGCCTCCGTGCTCTACGGAGGGGTCTTCGGCCTGCTCTCCATGGGGGCGGCGTTGGCCGTGGCGGTGCCGGCCACGTTGGTCACCTGGATCACGATCCTCGTGCTGCTCGCCTTCGCCGGAAAGCCCCGACGGGCGCTCGTCGCCGACGGCCGTCGGATCACCGCCGACATCGCCGGTTTCGCGCTCAAGATCCTCCTCCGAGAGGGAAACCTCGTCGCCGTCGTCGGCGCCGTCCTCAGCTTCGTTGCCCTCCTCCTCCGACGGAGACGAGGCGGAGCTGAGGACCAAGGTTTTTGTTCTATCATTGCATCTCCAGAGTCTTTCAGAATATTTCGTCTAAatcattacattttttttttcataatctaTAAAATTTGGATTTATAGCTGTACCTTGTCTATTTTGTGTTAA